A genomic region of Phragmites australis chromosome 2, lpPhrAust1.1, whole genome shotgun sequence contains the following coding sequences:
- the LOC133909122 gene encoding large ribosomal subunit protein eL36y-like has product MAPPQAKSGLFVGLNKGHIVTKRELPPRPSDRKGKATKRVTFVRNLIREVAGFAPYEKRITELLKVGKDKRALKVAKRKLGTHKRAKKKREEMSNVLRKMRSGGAADKKK; this is encoded by the exons ATGGCGCCGCCCCAGGCCAAGTCTGGTCTCTTCGTTGGTCTGAACAAGGGACACATCGTCACCAAGCGCGAGCTGCCGCCTCGCCCTTCCGACCGCAAGGGG AAAGCTACCAAGAGGGTGACTTTCGTCAGAAACTTGATTAGGGAGGTTGCTGGATTTGCTCCATATGAGAAACGCATCACTGAGCTTCTCAAGGTTGGAAAGGACAAGCGTGCACTCAAGGTGGCCAAGAGAAAGCTTGGTACTCACAAGAGagcaaagaagaagagagaggagatgtCGAATGTCCTCAGGAAAATGAG GTCTGGTGGTGCTGCTGACAAGAAGAAATAG
- the LOC133909121 gene encoding uncharacterized protein LOC133909121 — MAHEEGWPLGLGALNVRAGVLGGVDLSGSASFSTAFTSSHCPSSLPSTDFDTESALSLPRGGGGMTLASLIGLVDAMESRRRPSARASRSGKLRALLLSLCLRSHLENGSAAPSLGQFLEMERRASGGSRPSSHVHGH; from the exons ATGGCCCATGAG GAAGGCTGGCCTCTCGGACTGGGCGCTCTGAATGTACGAGCTGGAGTGCTCGGAGGTGTCGATCTGTCTGGCTCAGCTTCCTTCAGCACGGCCTTCACCTCCTCTCACTGCCCTTCTTCCTTGCCCTCGACTGATTTCGACACAGAG TCGGCCTTGTCCTtgccgcgcggcggcggcggcatgacGCTGGCGAGCCTGATCGGCCTCGTGGACGCCATGGAGAGCCGGCGCCGCCCGAGCGCGAGGGCGAGCAGGAGCGGGAAGCTCAGGGCGCTGCTACTCTCGCTCTGCCTCCGGAGCCACCTGGAGAACGGCAGCGCGGCGCCGTCGCTCGGCCAGTTCCTCGAGATGGAGAGGAGAGCCAGCGGTGGTAGCAGGCCTAGCAGCCATGTCCACGGACACTGA
- the LOC133909123 gene encoding epsin-3-like has product MDAPFFHELRRQASSYLTGKIRSARLALTDVTPTQLMTEEATNGDASPPNVKTMGLIARQAFEIDEYVRITDILHRRFASFDRRQWREAYKALLLLEHLLTHGPRSVASEFQKDREAIEQMTTFQHIDEKGFNWGLTVKSKSERVLKMLERGPFLEEERERARKIAREIKGFGSFNLSSASRTVAQPSGDDGSRYGRSNSQYEERWRHEDGDDSDKENLIAWPEPRVAREVQAEEPHHHHPFHGFGQQRPEAMLLLSQ; this is encoded by the exons ATGGACGCGCCCTTCTTCCACGAGCTCAGGCGGCAGGCGTCCTCCTACCTCACCGGCAAGATCCGCTCCGCGCGGCTCGCGCTCACGGACGTCACCCCGACGCAGCT GATGACGGAGGAGGCGACGAACGGGGACGCGTCGCCGCCGAACGTGAAGACGATGGGCCTCATAGCCCGGCAGGCGTTCGAGATCGACGAGTACGTCAGGATCACGGACATCCTGCACAGGCGGTTCGCGAGCTTCGACAGGAGGCAGTGGCGGGAGGCGTACAAGGCGCTGCTCCTCCTGGAGCATCTCCTCACGCACGGCCCCCGGAGCGTCGCCTCGGAGTTCCAGAAGGACAGggaggccatcgagcagatgacCACCTTCCAGCACATCGACGAGAAAGG CTTCAACTGGGGCCTGACGGTGAAGAGCAAATCGGAGCGGGTgctcaagatgctggagcggggCCCGTTCCTGGAGGAGGAGCGCGAGCGGGCGCGCAAGATCGCGCGCGAGATCAAGGGTTTCGGCAGCTTCAACCTCAGCAGCGCCTCGCGCACCGTCGCTCAACCGTCCGGTGACGACGGCAGCCGCTACGGGCGGAGCAACTCGCAGTACGAGGAGCGGTGGAGGCACGAGGACGGCGATGACAGCGACAAGGAGAACCTGATAGCGTGGCCGGAGCCGCGGGTCGCGCGGGAAGTGCAGGCGGAGGAgcctcaccaccaccacccgtTCCACGGGTTCGGGCAGCAGCGGCCGGAGGCGATGCTGCTCCTGAGCCAGTGA